From the genome of Sphingobacterium kitahiroshimense, one region includes:
- a CDS encoding arginine decarboxylase, producing MKEKLLIHQEVNLPNAFDIKNFKLFYRDIDLFRLSKKQGTPLRFTYLPSILEKIDDMKSNFNKAIRKTSYQGTYTYYYCTKSSHFQHIIKKALQADIGIEISSAYDIDLIQSLIEDGHVKKGTKIICNGYKTSDYQRGIMSLIKQNHCAVTPMVDSPSELIYYCNNINSNISLNVGIRVNLSFLSAYPKESRFGLSPEDIITCYQRDIKHNQRITLTTLHFFNENGLSSDDQYWDVLEAIVRFYCQLKRLNPHLTTLDIGGGMPFQSTANDNFDIPYLVRRIVSTILGICQQECVPEPDIVTEFGKYTVAEATTTIFKIQEKKQGEKINWGIIDGSFITHLPDTWAIQQEYPVFAVNNLQEENRPFILGGLTCDSADVYPNVKEHKTVMLPHSDQEQFVAFMHTGAYQEALSGFGGVNHCLIPSPKHIIIDQGDNDELEFTTFSEKQTSDQLLQILGYR from the coding sequence ATGAAAGAAAAACTATTGATCCATCAGGAGGTTAATCTGCCTAATGCATTCGATATAAAAAATTTTAAATTATTTTATAGAGACATAGATCTATTCAGACTATCCAAGAAACAGGGTACGCCTTTACGATTCACCTATCTTCCTTCCATTCTGGAGAAGATCGATGACATGAAGTCAAATTTTAATAAGGCCATTAGAAAAACATCTTACCAGGGCACTTATACGTACTATTACTGTACAAAGAGTTCACATTTCCAGCATATCATCAAAAAAGCCTTGCAAGCGGATATCGGTATTGAGATTTCCTCCGCTTACGATATTGATTTAATACAGTCGCTTATTGAAGATGGGCATGTGAAAAAGGGAACTAAAATTATATGCAATGGTTATAAGACTTCCGATTATCAACGGGGCATTATGTCTCTGATCAAACAGAACCACTGTGCAGTTACCCCGATGGTTGATAGTCCTAGCGAGTTGATCTATTATTGCAACAACATAAACAGCAATATAAGCCTGAATGTCGGTATTAGAGTCAATCTTAGTTTTTTAAGCGCTTATCCCAAAGAATCCAGATTTGGTTTATCTCCGGAAGATATTATCACCTGCTATCAGCGCGATATTAAACATAACCAGCGGATTACCTTGACCACTTTGCATTTTTTTAATGAAAATGGACTGTCTTCTGATGATCAATATTGGGACGTTCTCGAAGCGATCGTTCGCTTCTATTGCCAATTAAAAAGATTAAATCCTCATTTAACGACACTCGACATCGGCGGAGGTATGCCTTTTCAGAGTACTGCAAATGACAATTTTGACATTCCATATTTAGTGAGACGTATCGTTTCAACGATTTTAGGCATCTGTCAGCAAGAGTGTGTGCCAGAACCCGATATCGTGACCGAATTTGGTAAATACACCGTCGCTGAAGCAACCACAACTATTTTCAAAATACAGGAGAAAAAACAGGGTGAAAAGATAAATTGGGGGATTATTGACGGTTCATTTATTACCCATCTCCCGGATACATGGGCCATACAGCAAGAATATCCGGTATTTGCCGTGAATAATCTCCAGGAAGAAAATAGACCTTTTATCCTAGGGGGCTTAACATGCGATAGTGCAGATGTCTATCCGAATGTCAAGGAACATAAAACCGTTATGCTGCCTCACTCAGATCAGGAACAGTTTGTGGCATTTATGCATACAGGCGCATATCAGGAAGCATTAAGTGGATTCGGAGGTGTCAATCATTGCTTGATTCCATCTCCAAAACATATTATTATTGATCAGGGCGACAACGATGAACTTGAATTTACAACATTTTCAGAAAAACAGACGAGCGATCAGCTCCTGCAAATTTTAGGATATCGCTAA
- a CDS encoding GNAT family N-acetyltransferase, with the protein MTTTSPQIGNDNYAELSDERILLRKVEATDIPALAAISFYDGIQASDIAMAFAMQTKIDQDILNGNSFHWCIIDRLSGQVVGTCGYYRGLESGEGELGCVLLSPFRGKGYMSHAMRLAITFGQKSLRLGRIWAVTTKGNLQAIKLLERLNFIKTADHDDEIEYELTNLLK; encoded by the coding sequence ATGACAACTACAAGTCCACAAATTGGAAACGATAATTACGCGGAGCTTTCGGATGAAAGGATCCTATTGAGAAAAGTTGAAGCAACGGATATTCCAGCTCTTGCTGCAATATCTTTTTATGACGGCATCCAGGCTTCGGACATCGCGATGGCATTTGCTATGCAAACAAAGATTGATCAAGATATCCTGAATGGAAATTCATTTCACTGGTGTATAATTGACCGGCTTAGTGGACAAGTGGTTGGCACGTGCGGTTACTACCGGGGGTTGGAAAGTGGGGAGGGGGAACTGGGTTGTGTCTTGTTATCTCCGTTCCGTGGAAAAGGATACATGTCTCATGCGATGCGGCTGGCAATTACATTTGGTCAAAAAAGCCTCAGATTAGGTCGTATATGGGCGGTGACAACGAAGGGAAATTTGCAAGCGATAAAACTATTAGAACGTTTAAACTTTATAAAAACCGCCGATCACGATGATGAGATTGAATATGAATTAACGAATTTATTAAAATAG
- a CDS encoding RNA polymerase sigma factor: MGNVNLNVLFQEKRQLLSHFASQFTSDYDEKEDLIQETYLRALKSINEFINDPKLVTWLYVIMKNVYINQYRKEKRKNVIYDYFLHADSSAYISTNLSEKKMINEDIQKAIDSLSTENAEIFRLHLDGYKYHEIAELLQVPEGTIKSRIYMTRKVLQQKLKMYDHA; this comes from the coding sequence ATGGGAAATGTAAATTTAAATGTCTTGTTCCAGGAAAAAAGACAATTACTGAGTCATTTTGCAAGTCAATTTACATCAGATTATGACGAAAAAGAAGATCTGATACAAGAAACGTATTTAAGGGCATTAAAATCCATAAATGAATTTATAAATGATCCTAAATTGGTGACCTGGCTGTATGTCATCATGAAAAATGTTTACATCAATCAATATCGAAAAGAAAAGCGAAAAAATGTGATCTATGATTACTTTTTACACGCTGATTCCAGTGCATATATAAGTACTAATTTATCAGAAAAAAAAATGATTAACGAAGATATCCAAAAAGCAATTGATAGCCTCTCCACCGAAAATGCAGAGATTTTCCGTTTGCATTTAGATGGTTATAAGTATCATGAAATTGCAGAACTGCTTCAAGTTCCAGAAGGCACCATCAAGTCACGCATTTATATGACGCGTAAAGTGCTGCAGCAAAAGTTGAAGATGTATGATCATGCATAA
- a CDS encoding DUF4142 domain-containing protein, with translation MIRNLKLWGIFLGIISLLAFKQQNAEQEFITKAYMSNQYEIAIAKLASERSNNDAVKNYASMLIDDHQKLIGDLQKMSSTLGFTLTDGLDADHQKKWDMVKGSDSTSFDQAFKDEAIASHQQAIDLFEKASSNEQIKDVGLKNWIIGTLPSLKAHLDQARVLVANGATETASTIPPYTKGG, from the coding sequence ATGATCAGAAATTTAAAATTATGGGGTATATTTCTAGGAATTATTTCCCTGTTAGCCTTTAAACAGCAAAATGCTGAACAGGAATTTATAACGAAAGCTTATATGTCCAATCAATATGAAATTGCTATTGCTAAACTGGCCAGTGAGAGATCGAATAATGATGCGGTTAAAAATTATGCAAGCATGTTGATCGATGACCATCAAAAATTAATCGGCGATTTGCAAAAGATGTCAAGTACACTTGGCTTTACATTGACGGATGGCCTGGATGCCGATCATCAAAAGAAGTGGGATATGGTAAAAGGGAGTGACAGTACCAGCTTCGATCAAGCTTTTAAAGATGAGGCGATTGCCTCCCATCAGCAGGCGATCGATTTATTTGAAAAAGCAAGCAGCAATGAGCAGATCAAAGATGTCGGTCTTAAAAACTGGATCATTGGTACCTTACCTTCTCTTAAAGCACACTTGGACCAAGCCCGTGTATTAGTGGCAAATGGAGCAACTGAAACAGCTTCGACTATTCCGCCGTATACTAAGGGGGGATAG
- a CDS encoding RNA polymerase sigma factor: MEDNMEHANLNVLFQEKRQQLNHFASQFTNDYDEKEDLVQETFIRALKSVHNFINDPKLMTWLYVIMKNIYINQYRREKRKHLIYEEYIHTDYFNTVSKNLNEDKMIQDDIQKALASVSADNAEIFKLYLDGYKYHEIAEAFNLPEGTVKSRIHQTRKTLQQKLKMYQLS; encoded by the coding sequence ATGGAGGATAATATGGAGCATGCAAATTTAAATGTCTTATTCCAGGAAAAAAGACAACAACTGAATCATTTCGCTAGCCAATTTACCAATGATTACGATGAAAAAGAGGATTTGGTACAGGAAACGTTTATTCGGGCGTTAAAATCAGTTCATAATTTCATCAATGATCCAAAATTAATGACCTGGTTGTATGTGATTATGAAAAATATCTATATCAACCAGTATAGAAGAGAAAAACGTAAGCATTTAATCTATGAAGAATATATTCATACAGACTATTTCAATACCGTATCAAAAAACTTAAATGAAGACAAAATGATACAGGATGATATTCAAAAAGCGCTGGCAAGCGTATCGGCCGATAATGCAGAAATATTTAAGCTTTATCTCGATGGTTATAAATATCACGAGATTGCCGAAGCCTTTAACCTACCGGAAGGAACAGTTAAATCACGCATTCACCAGACGAGAAAGACTTTGCAACAGAAACTCAAGATGTATCAGCTATCCTGA